A window of Psychroflexus sp. ALD_RP9 contains these coding sequences:
- a CDS encoding DUF5683 domain-containing protein codes for MPKLLIALIVVFINSFVFAQTDTTSVLKLNTNRKSLKSESKFQANPFDANAPAKAAFYSAVLPGLGQAYNKSYWKIPLVYGAIGASTYFYIFNNNEYNRYRDAYKSRLAGFEDDEFFGVLTNENLIDAQKQFRQNKEYSLLFIIGFYILNIIDANVEAHLNQFNVSRDLSVSPQIIPNHITRKPEFNLTFNIKLN; via the coding sequence ATGCCTAAATTATTAATAGCATTAATTGTTGTTTTCATAAATTCGTTTGTCTTTGCACAGACTGATACAACCTCAGTTTTAAAACTAAACACAAACAGAAAATCACTAAAATCCGAATCAAAATTTCAAGCCAACCCTTTCGATGCAAATGCACCTGCTAAAGCTGCATTTTATTCGGCTGTTTTACCTGGATTGGGTCAAGCTTATAACAAAAGTTATTGGAAAATTCCGCTTGTATATGGTGCAATAGGTGCGAGCACCTACTTTTATATTTTTAATAATAATGAGTATAATCGCTATAGAGATGCTTATAAAAGTCGTTTAGCGGGTTTTGAAGATGATGAATTTTTTGGTGTACTAACCAATGAAAATCTCATTGATGCTCAAAAGCAATTCCGTCAAAATAAAGAATACTCTTTATTATTTATTATTGGATTTTACATACTAAATATCATAGATGCAAATGTTGAAGCGCATTTAAACCAGTTTAATGTTTCGCGCGATTTGAGTGTAAGTCCGCAAATTATACCCAATCACATCACTCGGAAACCAGAATTTAATCTTACTTTTAATATAAAGCTTAATTAA
- a CDS encoding ParB/RepB/Spo0J family partition protein, which translates to MAKTTRKKALGRGLSALLNDPENDIQSVEDKNADKVVGNIVELELDSIEVNPFQPRTSFNEDALDELASSIRELGVIQPITVRKVGQQAYQLVSGERRFRASKIVGLETIPAYIRIANDQESLEMALVENIQRQDLDPIEIALSYQRLIDEIDLTQEQLSDRVGKNRSTIANYLRLLKLDPIIQTGMRDGFLSMGHGRALINISNTEQQIEVYEKILKEKLSVRETEKLVKSINEGRKKPISQPKLDQDKQQQLKAISQHFGAKIDIKITKKGNGKIILPFSSDEDFNRIAKLLQDSKNA; encoded by the coding sequence ATGGCAAAAACAACACGTAAAAAAGCATTAGGAAGAGGATTATCGGCTTTATTGAATGATCCTGAAAACGATATTCAATCTGTTGAAGATAAAAATGCTGATAAAGTAGTTGGCAACATTGTCGAGTTAGAACTCGATTCTATTGAAGTAAACCCATTTCAACCACGAACTAGCTTTAACGAAGACGCCTTAGACGAGTTAGCTTCTTCTATTCGTGAACTAGGTGTAATACAGCCAATTACAGTTAGAAAGGTAGGTCAACAAGCTTATCAGTTAGTTTCAGGCGAACGTCGTTTTAGAGCATCTAAAATAGTGGGATTAGAAACTATTCCTGCTTACATTAGAATCGCAAACGATCAAGAATCTCTTGAGATGGCCTTAGTTGAAAATATTCAACGCCAAGATTTAGACCCAATTGAAATAGCATTATCTTACCAACGATTAATAGATGAAATAGATTTAACACAAGAGCAATTGAGCGATCGCGTTGGTAAAAATAGGTCTACAATTGCTAATTACTTACGTTTATTAAAATTAGACCCAATTATACAAACCGGCATGCGAGACGGCTTTTTAAGTATGGGTCACGGTCGTGCTTTAATCAATATCTCTAATACTGAACAGCAAATTGAAGTGTATGAAAAAATACTAAAAGAAAAGCTTTCAGTGCGCGAGACTGAAAAATTAGTAAAGTCGATTAATGAAGGTCGTAAAAAACCGATTTCTCAACCAAAACTCGACCAAGACAAGCAGCAACAATTAAAAGCTATATCACAACATTTTGGAGCTAAAATTGACATTAAGATTACAAAAAAGGGTAACGGAAAAATTATATTACCATTTTCTTCAGATGAAGATTTTAACCGAATCGCTAAGCTTTTACAAGATTCAAAAAATGCCTAA
- a CDS encoding WbqC family protein, with amino-acid sequence MVTSLFHPAYFGPLDQYIAMSKADCIAFEMHDNYQKQTYRNRQYIYGANGRLQLNIPVKHRKDNHQRQLYKDVKIEQSFKWQQLHWKSIQTAYRTSPFFEFYEDDFAFLFEKPATFLMDYNLKCTEVVAEALGIDFNFKFTDEYKLVYSSNNEIKDERRFISAKRSAFYGISEYNQVFKSKYGFIPNLCVLDVLFNLGPSAEVYFDQIK; translated from the coding sequence ATGGTAACTTCTCTTTTTCATCCAGCTTATTTTGGTCCTTTAGATCAATACATTGCTATGAGTAAGGCAGATTGTATAGCTTTTGAAATGCATGATAATTACCAGAAACAAACTTATCGTAATAGACAGTATATTTATGGTGCCAATGGTAGGTTGCAATTAAATATTCCTGTTAAGCATAGGAAAGACAATCACCAGCGTCAATTATACAAAGATGTAAAAATTGAGCAAAGTTTTAAATGGCAGCAATTACATTGGAAGTCTATTCAAACTGCTTACAGAACGTCGCCTTTTTTTGAATTTTATGAAGATGATTTTGCCTTTTTGTTTGAAAAACCAGCAACTTTTTTAATGGATTACAATTTGAAATGTACAGAAGTGGTAGCTGAAGCTTTAGGCATAGACTTCAATTTTAAATTTACAGATGAATATAAACTTGTTTATTCATCTAATAATGAAATTAAAGATGAACGCCGATTCATTTCAGCTAAACGTTCAGCATTTTATGGAATTTCAGAATATAACCAAGTCTTTAAGTCTAAGTATGGTTTTATTCCTAATTTATGTGTGTTAGATGTGTTATTTAATTTAGGACCTTCAGCTGAGGTTTATTTTGATCAAATTAAATAA
- a CDS encoding ParA family protein, with protein MGKIIAIANQKGGVGKTTTAVNLAAALGVLEKKVLLIDADPQANATSGLGIDVETVEVGTYQLLEHTSKANEAIIETDSPNLDLIPAHIDLVAIELELVDQDNRELMLKQATRNLKENYDYVIIDCAPSLGLLTLNALAAADSVIIPIQCEYFALEGLGKLLNTIKSVQKVHHKDLLIEGLLLTMYDSRLRLSNQVVDEVKKHFSDMVFDTIIQRNVRLSEAPSYGESIIKYDAASKGANNYLSLAEELINA; from the coding sequence ATGGGTAAAATAATTGCGATTGCAAACCAAAAAGGTGGTGTTGGTAAAACAACAACTGCTGTTAATTTAGCCGCAGCTTTAGGGGTTTTAGAGAAAAAAGTTTTACTAATAGACGCTGATCCTCAGGCTAATGCAACATCTGGCTTAGGAATAGATGTAGAGACTGTTGAGGTTGGTACTTATCAGTTACTAGAACATACTTCAAAAGCTAATGAAGCTATAATAGAAACAGACTCACCAAACTTAGACTTAATTCCTGCCCATATTGATTTAGTTGCGATTGAGCTCGAATTGGTTGATCAAGATAATCGCGAATTAATGCTTAAACAGGCTACACGCAATTTGAAAGAAAATTATGATTACGTGATTATTGACTGCGCACCTTCATTAGGTTTATTAACCTTAAATGCTTTAGCTGCTGCAGATAGTGTAATTATACCTATACAATGTGAGTATTTTGCCTTAGAAGGTTTAGGTAAATTACTTAACACGATTAAAAGTGTACAAAAGGTTCATCATAAAGACTTACTAATTGAAGGTTTATTACTAACCATGTACGATTCACGCTTACGATTATCTAATCAGGTGGTCGACGAGGTTAAAAAGCATTTCAGTGATATGGTATTTGATACAATTATACAGCGCAATGTACGTTTAAGTGAAGCACCAAGTTATGGTGAAAGCATTATTAAATATGATGCTGCCAGCAAAGGTGCAAATAATTACCTAAGTTTGGCAGAAGAATTAATCAATGCCTAA
- the dapB gene encoding 4-hydroxy-tetrahydrodipicolinate reductase gives MKLALLGYGKMGKAIEKVALNRGHEVIYKTNKDIDLDLLKQADLAIDFSVPDAAFKNISEALKIQLPVISGTTGWLNRYDEAVKLCHKHESKFLYASNFSVGVNLFFKLNAYLSKLMVNTDYNAKLEETHHIHKKDAPSGTAITLAEQVIEDHTKYSEWSCPPEHEAFKLPIEAYREGEVFGDHTVTFFNKIDQLSIRHTAFSRDGFSKGAVIAAEWIYKQPTGVYTMAQVLDDLTQ, from the coding sequence ATGAAACTTGCCTTACTTGGCTACGGAAAAATGGGAAAAGCAATCGAAAAAGTTGCTCTTAATCGCGGTCATGAAGTGATATATAAAACAAATAAAGACATAGATTTAGATTTATTGAAGCAGGCAGATTTGGCAATAGATTTTAGCGTTCCTGATGCTGCCTTTAAAAATATCTCAGAAGCTTTAAAAATTCAACTTCCTGTGATTTCAGGAACAACAGGCTGGCTTAACCGTTATGATGAAGCTGTAAAATTATGCCATAAGCACGAATCAAAATTTTTATATGCTTCAAACTTTAGTGTTGGAGTTAATTTGTTTTTTAAACTAAATGCTTACTTATCTAAATTAATGGTCAACACAGATTATAATGCTAAATTAGAAGAAACCCATCATATTCATAAAAAAGATGCACCAAGCGGAACAGCTATTACTTTGGCGGAGCAAGTAATAGAAGATCACACAAAATATTCAGAATGGTCTTGTCCTCCAGAACACGAAGCGTTTAAACTTCCAATTGAAGCATATAGAGAAGGAGAAGTTTTTGGTGATCACACTGTAACTTTTTTTAATAAAATTGACCAATTAAGTATTCGTCACACTGCTTTTTCGCGTGATGGCTTTTCAAAAGGTGCTGTTATAGCAGCCGAATGGATTTATAAACAACCAACTGGCGTTTACACAATGGCGCAAGTTTTAGACGATTTAACTCAGTAA
- the lepB gene encoding signal peptidase I: MLTLINLLVLIIIIQVIHFLGTWKLYKRAGREAWEAAIPIYNAIVLLKIINRPWWWVFLLFIPVINVIMFPVIWVETARSFGKNSTLDTFLAIFSLGFYNYYLNYLSTCQYLGNRSIKATTKTGEFVSSVVFAVVAATIVHTYVMQPFTIPTSSLEKSLLVGDFLFVSKFHYGARVPKTPISFPMVHDSIPGLGVKSYSSSVELPLMRLPAITEIERNDIVVFNWPVDTVRMFGDSSGKHYHKPIDKKSNYVKRTVGVPGDSLKIVDGKIYINSKPLELPERAKPQYSYIVQGKGQGFNLRSLVEIYNITDGIAWFNKSKRQYLIPAVTEASAKKLENHPNVEWIKRQIDPKGEKDLKIFPNNKKVNWNRDQFGPIYIPKKGKTVKLNAESFSLYRRVIEVYEGSELGRQQSLSIKGDQVYMNNKPIDNYTFKQDYYFMMGDNRHNSEDSRFWGYVPMSHVVGKPVFIWLSLDGNASGLLDKLRLDRMFTTVAGEGERVSYLQYFLIALVLWFGFRYFSKKRKKA; the protein is encoded by the coding sequence ATGCTAACATTAATCAATTTACTAGTATTGATCATTATTATCCAAGTTATTCATTTTTTGGGAACTTGGAAACTTTATAAACGCGCAGGTCGAGAAGCTTGGGAAGCAGCAATCCCTATTTATAATGCAATCGTATTATTAAAAATAATCAATAGACCTTGGTGGTGGGTATTTTTACTATTTATTCCTGTAATCAATGTTATTATGTTTCCTGTGATATGGGTAGAAACTGCTAGAAGCTTTGGTAAAAATTCAACTTTAGATACTTTTCTAGCCATATTTAGTTTAGGTTTTTACAATTATTATCTCAACTATTTATCAACTTGTCAATACCTAGGTAATCGTAGTATTAAAGCAACAACTAAAACGGGAGAATTTGTTAGTTCTGTTGTTTTTGCAGTGGTAGCGGCAACAATAGTTCATACATACGTCATGCAGCCCTTTACAATTCCAACCTCTTCATTAGAAAAGAGTTTATTGGTTGGTGATTTCCTGTTTGTTAGTAAATTTCATTATGGAGCTCGCGTACCAAAGACACCAATATCTTTTCCTATGGTTCATGATTCAATTCCTGGTCTTGGTGTTAAATCTTATTCATCTTCGGTTGAATTACCTTTAATGCGATTACCTGCTATCACCGAAATTGAACGTAATGATATAGTTGTTTTTAACTGGCCTGTAGATACGGTAAGAATGTTTGGTGATAGCTCAGGAAAACATTACCATAAACCCATCGATAAAAAATCTAATTACGTTAAACGAACCGTCGGTGTTCCAGGTGATTCATTAAAAATTGTTGATGGAAAAATTTATATTAATTCTAAGCCTTTAGAATTGCCTGAGCGTGCAAAACCACAGTATTCTTATATCGTTCAAGGTAAAGGTCAGGGTTTTAATTTGCGTAGTTTAGTTGAAATTTACAATATTACAGATGGTATTGCTTGGTTTAATAAATCAAAACGGCAATATTTAATTCCCGCTGTAACAGAGGCTTCTGCTAAAAAACTCGAAAACCATCCTAATGTAGAATGGATTAAGCGGCAAATTGACCCAAAAGGTGAAAAAGATTTAAAAATCTTCCCTAATAACAAAAAAGTTAATTGGAATCGCGATCAGTTTGGACCTATTTATATTCCAAAAAAAGGAAAAACTGTAAAACTAAATGCTGAATCTTTTTCACTTTATCGTCGTGTGATTGAAGTTTATGAAGGTTCTGAGCTAGGTAGGCAACAAAGCTTGTCTATTAAAGGAGATCAAGTTTACATGAATAACAAACCTATCGATAATTATACCTTTAAACAAGATTATTATTTTATGATGGGTGATAATCGTCATAACAGTGAAGATAGTCGTTTCTGGGGTTATGTCCCAATGAGCCATGTGGTTGGTAAACCTGTATTTATTTGGTTAAGTTTAGATGGTAATGCATCTGGTTTACTTGATAAACTTAGGTTAGACCGTATGTTTACAACCGTAGCTGGTGAAGGCGAACGCGTATCTTATTTGCAATATTTCTTGATTGCATTAGTACTTTGGTTTGGTTTCAGATATTTTAGTAAAAAGCGTAAAAAAGCTTAA
- a CDS encoding endonuclease/exonuclease/phosphatase family protein, producing the protein MAGFRKLNFRNKLIYSLNLLFALLLIVAYLLPFIPPKLSSILSIINLGLGILLAINVLFMLYWVILLKRQVFLSLLCILIGFNYWNSIYAFNTLNKNRNITDSTIDIMNYNVRLFNKYKWIDSDKVPQNIKKFIHKQSPDILALQDYYLHESTDLKEFKYSYKQPTKANGKNGLAIFSNYKIIRTKNLEFEQTANNAIYADVVINNDTLRIFAVHLESLKIVPNVKQLQNNDQQKLVNRIGKSFIKQQSQAELVAKEIKNSPYKVVVCADLNNSPVSYVSRKILGNRLQDSFKEVGQGFGKTFDFDFIPLRIDVIYVDKNLKPIKFKNFDVNYSDHYPILTRIEI; encoded by the coding sequence ATTTATAGCCTTAATTTATTGTTTGCGCTATTATTAATTGTTGCCTACTTGTTACCATTTATTCCTCCTAAATTATCATCCATATTGTCTATTATAAACCTTGGTTTAGGCATCCTTTTAGCAATAAATGTTTTGTTTATGTTGTATTGGGTAATTTTATTAAAGCGCCAAGTTTTCTTATCGCTATTATGTATCCTTATAGGTTTTAACTATTGGAACTCTATTTATGCATTTAACACTTTAAATAAGAATCGAAACATCACAGATTCAACTATTGACATCATGAACTATAATGTCCGGTTATTCAACAAATACAAATGGATTGACTCAGATAAAGTACCTCAAAATATAAAGAAATTTATCCATAAACAATCGCCTGATATTTTAGCATTACAAGATTATTATTTACATGAATCGACAGATTTAAAAGAATTTAAATACAGTTATAAACAACCTACAAAAGCTAACGGAAAAAACGGTTTAGCTATTTTTAGTAATTATAAAATCATCAGAACTAAAAATCTTGAATTTGAGCAAACTGCTAATAATGCTATTTATGCTGATGTAGTTATTAACAACGACACTTTACGAATCTTTGCAGTGCATTTAGAATCTTTAAAAATTGTTCCTAATGTTAAGCAACTTCAAAATAATGATCAACAAAAATTAGTAAACCGTATTGGTAAATCATTTATCAAACAACAGTCACAAGCTGAATTAGTTGCAAAGGAAATTAAAAATTCACCTTACAAAGTGGTTGTTTGTGCTGATTTAAACAACTCGCCTGTTTCTTATGTCTCTAGGAAAATTTTAGGCAATCGTTTACAAGATAGTTTTAAAGAAGTTGGCCAAGGCTTTGGTAAAACTTTCGATTTTGATTTCATACCGTTAAGAATTGATGTAATTTATGTTGATAAAAACCTTAAACCGATTAAGTTTAAGAATTTTGATGTAAATTATTCAGACCACTACCCGATTTTAACACGAATAGAAATATAA